The Octopus sinensis linkage group LG9, ASM634580v1, whole genome shotgun sequence genomic sequence ctgaaatccccagaaaaaaattttaattaaaaagaaaaaactgagACAGGAAAgcgattaaattttttaattttcatttattttttttagttttgtggaAGCATAATCTTTACTTATGAAAACATAAGAATCCAAAGACATTGATCAAAAACTTGAGGTGGGTCGTCTATTTGACATGTTCACCTGGATATCActggaaatatcaatattttccaTTATTAGCGACAGAAGCAGAATTACTACCAAATGTAACCTTTATgtccaacttaacatggatgacTTGTTAGAACACCAAATACTGCATTATTAGCCACGAGAGATCCTCTCACATAGGTGCTTTGTTCATTAAAGCCCACGCATAGATCATAGCAGAAGAGAATCTTCTGTTGTGGGCACCAAAATTCTTGTATCATGTGATATCATTCTTTTGGAAATCATCAGAGGGAGGCGTCTGTCATTGCATGTCAGTCAAATCTCACTGCTACCATATATAAGAATATTGGCATCTTTTCCAGCACTGATGTCACAATATTTTCATTTCCAGTTTGTGATCTCAGGCTGAAAGCATACTATATGTTAAAAATCAATTCTACTACTTGACTCATGAtttattttaccttttcttttgcttattgaactgcgaccatactggagcagaGCCTTGGAGAAtgttttggttgaacaaatcaaccacagaacttatttcttttctgcccacaaggggctaaacacagaggggacaaacagattaagtcgattacattgaccccagtgcgtaactggtacttattgaatcaaccctgaaaggcaaagttgacctcggtggaatttgaactcagaacgtagcggcagacaaaataccactaagcatttcgcctgacatgctaacgtttcttatttctttactgcccacaaggggttaaacatagaagggacaaacaagaacagacaaacagattaaatcgattatatcaaccccagtgcataactggtacttacttatttcatcgactccgaaaggatgaaaggcaaagtcgacctcagtggaatttgaacttagaacataaagacagacgaaatactgctaagcatttcgcccggcatgctaacgtttctgtcaactTGCCGCCTTACCTggcactcattctatcggtctctttttccaaaccactaagctatggggacataaacacaccaacacaggttgtcaagtcgtggtggcggacaaacacaaacactcatacacatgatgagctcctttcagtttccatcttccaaatcctctcacaagtttttggttcacctgaggctatagtagaagacatttgttcaagggCTTAGAAATAGACTAAGaataagcctttgaacattttttcaatcAACGTATCCCTCTCTACTTGTTCTCtactttaacccttctcttcctactatctatcatTGTCGtcaaatctactaacggttttttcaAATACTTAAtgacgttctgtttatcatttaggcagtcatcgtaattgttataatgtcttgttgagataggctctctttctttcctgataagaagattgcattttacatcgcttattcctttggaataaaacaatgttgtcttcgaaacatatgtcgaaagtaaaggaattttgttaacatcttcgttcaactccatttatttatttattcatatataacacacaaatttctgcacctgaacccggagtttctacccttggacaagtcgcttcaaccgtgtttctgacgtgaatttgctaccctggtatcggttcatcgaattttccatgttgacagtaaacataggataattcattcacctatatatatatatatatatatatatatatatatatatatatatatatgtatgtatatgtatgtatatatatatatatatatatatatatatatgtatgtatgtatgtatgtatgtatgtatgtatgtatatagatagatagatggacacatTCTCATATATGTTGCTATAACAACATCTCTGGTTATTAAAGAAGGGAGATTTTTAGTTTAAATTTTTTCGTTTGATGGAGACTCATCGTTTTGTCAATGGACCTGGAAGTTGTttgcaaacagcagcagtaattttctccagctgaatacacatcattgattggttaaaattacccaaatacgacaactttaacacgagaTAACTTCTaagatacaaaattttgtcaaaaacattaagagtaaaccctgttccaTGTGACACATTCTTTCAGTATCCGaattttcaaagtgtttagttaaaaaaattaataaaaaaatctgtccgtcaaattgaatagatccaatttttgcaaatttgtattctacacatggTAATTCATATGATCGTGCACAAACCAAAACCATCAATTTGGGTGTGCATGAGTCAAGACCTacttagttgttatttttagcacacctccCTACCACCTCGATAGGtagaatatatttgtaagtatgtgcTTTTTAGCAAAGAGGTTCTCATGCTtggtttgttactatggaaacaggcatgaatgagtctgtggcttacgattggctaaaattaccaaaaatattcaaactttaaaagctattaacttcttatttattgatttattgcgaaaatgaatttcatggcaTTGATCAGTATATAAAACTACATCATTACACAGAATATGAAATGAATTCgaacagaaattgaagagatGGATAATTGGCGGCCAAAGAGAAAAGATCATGGTTTTCATCTTGAATCTATTCTTGGACAACAATtcacaaaattttcttttacGAATTTTattaacaagaaataaaaagaattaaatctAAAAGTGCTCTCCAAATTAAAATCAAGGAAAGATAACTGTACTACAATCCTTACCGGTGTTGATTACCTCCCTTCCGCCTCCTGTTCGACCGCCATTTACAACATGGGTTCCAGTTCGGATTTTTACCTCCGTTATTATGTTGGACATAAAGGGAAATTTGGGCACGAATTTTTGGAATTTGAATTCCGACCCGATGGTAAATAATCCTAGACAACTAATCATACTTTGTTTGTTAtgtaattttttgtttctttctctcttaatgAAATCATTTGCAAATTAGTTCCAAACTTATAaagacttctgtgtgtgtgtgtatatatatatatatatatatatatatatatatatatatgcacgtatgtgtatatatacctgttataatttgttatttttcttgagaTTTATGAGTACCCTATATGAAATAtagggtactacttgagaacagtggtcccggtgcgcgtactcgcgtATCCGTgccagctagtcatgactagtcgatcctttgtgttttgtgttatttactttaacaaaaattacatttttttgttttatttactttgctaggtagtcgttgtaggatcgactagtcacgactagctagcgcaccgggaccactgttcgctactAGTACCACGGTCGCTCGACGTCGTCACTAAATCTCAAATCAAACCATTTTATTCCGCATAAACGAAATCAAAAACCGTAGTCGTAGAAAACCTTTAAAAATATGGAATGTTGTTGGTTGAGATGCTTTTGGTCAGAGGTTTGCTTAATCGAGATTAATCTGGGGCGAAATCacagaatataatttaatatatccTGGATTCAACTGTGATGTGAAGTTATCTGAGACGTCAATTATTGTGTTGCCGGTTCGATTCTTGGCCAGACCAGAAGTAGCAAAAagcaattaaatattttaagagtTTATTTATTCGTCTAAAAACTTATCAATTaataaacaacatccatccatctgtctatctatctatctatctatccatctatgtctctttgtctatctacctgtctatctatcaacctacctgtctgtctatctatgaacctacctgtctgtctgtctatcgcaACTAAAGTATGGCCCCTCCCCGCCAACTCGGTTTTGTTTATGCAGAGAGACATTCTAGATGGTGTAGATAATGATTATATGGGTGGAAATGTTGAGAAATTGGTTGTTTTCTTTATGAAAGATTGTTTTCCTGCCTCTCATCACACATGAAACTTTCCAGAGATATGTTGTTTTCGATGGTgtactttattatttaaaatatcatttttttaaaagcttttaTATAGATAATCGTATTCTACACTCTCCAAACTAAATTTCCCCGAAACTTTCACCAAAGAATATGCATTCttaagaaagttatgaggaaacaaaatcgagGGTATACTTCTGTACAGCCAGAGGACCTGGGTGAAGTATGATCCAAAACTCCTTCAAAAACGTCGTTTTTTAATATTATCAACATAATCGTGATCTACAGTTTCGAAAACgtatctctgcaaaatttcaagaaaaaattcgcgtttttcagaaagttatgaggaaacaaagtcgatgtgtgtgtgtatgggatagTGTCACCAATTTGTTGCTATGTCCAGACTAAACGGATTCCCGAATTCCTGATTGGTGAATCAAAGGCAAGACGAAGTGCTTCCTTAATTATACCCTTGAAAACAATCAAGAAATTTGTTTAGTGTTTACAACTGTAAAATTACCTACAATGCAGATGCAGACATaactgtttggttaagaagcttgtgttGCAACCATgtggcctgtttgaacataaaagaggcagaatatttgggctggatgtggccggtttaaatgctaatgggttaaagcaGTGCTCCACAAGCGGTGTGCCATGGCACACtcgtgtgccgcagtgtaacctgaatataattttcccCCCATACTTctaagttatatttttagttcaggtgtgttgctgagttttgaaaagaatataagtgtaccatcatcatcatcatcatcatttaatgtccattttccatgctggcatgggttgaacggttagactgaggtctggagagccagcggctgcacaaggctccaatctgatttggcagtctgatctgcccttcctaacgccaaccactctgagagtgtagtgggtgctttttacatgccaacagcacaggagccaatcaggtgggCCTAGCATCGATCAcgttaggatggtgctttttacatgccacaggcataagtgccagtcagtgggcactggcatcagccatgatcagttggtgctttttacgtgccacaggcacaagtgccagtcaggcagacctggcatcaaccatgttcggacagtgctttttatgtgccatcggcactggagccagtctgGTGGACCTAGCATCAACTGCAAGTGAAAAAATGCTGTGGAGCACTGGGTTAAAGGGAGAGATGACTCCCTGGACCCTGGCTTCTCTGGAGCAATTAAATTATTGGAACAATTGCTAGAGAAAGTGATATAAAGAAGAAAGTGAAAACTGAAATGCTCTTTGGATTTACGTCAGGGAGAGGAATGGAGATGGTCACAGGAGAAGAATAGGGACATAAGAAAGATGTTGTTTTGGTGGGGTGTGTTGACCTGGAGAAATTAGACAAGACACGTTTGGTTGAGAGTATTTATTTACAGCTGACAATTCACTCTCGGTTTCTTGATGTGTGATAAAACCAACACAAGCATGTGAGCAACCCAGAGTTGTGATAAACTGAGTTATTAGTTTCAAACAAATGAATCTACCTGCATACATCCATCTGtccattaatcaatcaatcagccaTTCATTCAGTCATTGATCAGCAACATCatctttctatgcttgcatggatcaaacaAGATTATGTTGGAGCTGAGATTTCTTTGCTCAGACGCCCCTCCTGAGACCACCTCTCACCTCTTTCCAAACAAAGTAAGAATCCCTTTGCCAATTGGATGCTGAGTAACCCAGATATGCTTTTGTTGTGGACTGCTATTGTTTACAGTGAACTAGAAACAAGTAAAGACGAGAGgtaatatgaacacacacacacacaacgggcttcttcagtttccatctaccaagatATTGACCCATGGGTATCATATAGGACACAAGCCAGTGGTGTCCATGGagtagaactgaacctaaaaccatgtggtaccaaggtgaacttcttaaccacacaatcatggCTGTacctgtatctgtgtatgcacacacacacacacacacacacacacacacatatgtgttgttCTGTGATGTTTCCCTTGCCTTTCTCTGCCTAAAAAAAAGACTAaccatttatttaaacatttctattttCAGGTAAACTGCGCTATGCCAACAACTCCAATTACAAAAATGATACTATGATTAGGAAAGAAGTAAGTAAACCAAATCATTGGAAATGACTGGAATGACCAATACAGGGTGGGTTAGCAGGGAATCTGTATACACACAGCCATGTCCTTGGGTGTATTTAGACTCCTTGTGAAATTAGGTCTGTAAAAggtttggtgtatgtgtgtggtggggtgcagCTTAGGATGAGGGTTAAACTAACCAGTTTTATTTAACAATTCATCTAGATTCACTCATCTCTCCTGCCAAAGATGTCCTGGGTTCTATTTCACACTGGTATTATTGGGTTgcccagaaagtttgtgccgatttttaaaggaaagaaaatggtcaatagatacttgtttattgctcctgagcatctgccacaaaaCAAGTATTGAGGTTAATATGACTGACAGAAACCTTTGAAAGcaacagcatggtcacagtccaaagactgatcagtaaaagaatacatagaaatattaaaGTCAAAACAATTCAATCATACatgtcaaataattaaaaaagaaattagaagtGTGTtcctttttaatcaaccaaatatgaaccattttgttgcacaatgcatctccatctttcctttaacttgaaaataccctcttcccagaattgggatggtttcatggcaaagaattcatcaaggtatctttttacatcatccaaggaattgaaatttttaccattaagactattctgcagagacctgaataagtggaaatccgaaggagcaatatctggtgaatatggagggtggggtaacacatcccagctgagctgcagcaatttttgtctggttcccaaagaaacgtgcggccTTGCAtaatcatgttggaaaacaatacccttcctgttggccaattctggacgtttctcttgaattgctgcttttaacttgtccagttgtgtgcagtatttctcagaattaattgtctggttacttgggagaagctcatagtacagaattcctttccaatcccaccagacacaaagcaagactttttagggtgaagacccgcttttggggtggctcatgtcgcttactccagtattgctttctctgaacatttcggtagataatccatttcttatcacctgtcacaatttgctttaaaaaaggtgtGTTTTCATTCCGTATATAGGTTCTTCTCAcacaactcatgtggtacccaaacatcatagcgatttgtgtacccaagctttaccaggtgctcatgaatgacggattttgataggttgaggctttctgccaattctcgggttctgcaatgtgggttattctcatttaatgacttgatttggtcatcatttGTAGTGGATGGtttgcctgatcgctctttatctataaggctacaatctccagcttggaaccttgcaaaccacttccgtacagttcttccggataaagaaacatcaccgtaaactgcgcatatttctttggttgcttgtgaggcatttttccctttacggaaaaagaaaagcatcaagtgccgaaaatgaactttcttatcttccattttaaagggttacagaattaacacaggttataggaacataaaccttcttccacgaaaagatagcttaaactgtgctctaaatggaggtgtagtcaaatcctattttatggactcaaccatgttctaaaataagtcgaaaggtaagctactataaatcggcatgaactttccaggtAACCCAATACATTCACGTTTGACTCcaattagatttatttattcaaaacccATGTAAATTATTTCTGGGCTGTCCAATTTCTTTCCATTATGTAAATGAGTTGTGTTTAGCATGGTTTTCTTCGCATATTTAATTAATCTCCATCCACTACCTAATCTCAGATTTGGTGAATTAATCCTGATTAGTTCAATATTATGAAATAAATCATTTCAAACTTCCTAAGCTACTGGTGAGGGCCCTTGTGAGGCCAAGAATTCACAAGGAGActggatatatatggatagaaCTTTGTTTATTGTTAAATTACCATATGTATTGTCTTATTAGCTTTGACACCCTACTTTTTGTTGTGAAGAAATCTTAATCCTTCTTTAAGTTGCTTCAGAGTTATGTGGAATTATTCATGATCAGCTGATCTGTATTGTAATTGATTCCTTGTTGATTAAAAGAGGAGAGATTTTTGGGAAAATGTTTTACTGCTCATCTAGACAGGTTGGAGGACCGCATTTCCATCACAAGTTTTATTTTGCGCTTGGCTTCtccagttggatgcctttcctaatgctttATTGGGAGTATTGGGTATTGTTTTTCTTGGCATCGTCACCAGGCAATTGTCATCTCCTCAACAAGACTAAAAACCCACTTGGCCTTAAACTTCACAGAGTGCGCTGGGGgtcattttaatttttcatggcaccaaccTTAACAGAGGTAGATATGTCTAAAGAGAACTCTTAATTCCATGCCTGTTCTCTAACCAAACTCCTTTCTTCAATGAATGATAAGGGCATTCAGTATTCTGAAACAAGGGTGTATCATGTAGGTGGTGTGAGCAAGAGGATAGAATGGTCGAGGAGATGGTGAGAACAGAGGTAGAACCATGATGTGTCGGTGAAAAGGAGCAAGAGGAAGGGGTGGGATATATTTTGGCATTGCCTGTTTGACATCACTGGTctgatgctgacttatttgacatcggattttttaatctttctctgtctctctgtttatatgtGGGAGCAtctagttatgtttgtatgtctgtgtaatctctctctctctgtctgtgtgtttgcttcCAGTGCCAAAATGTACTGCCACCAAAACAGATTGAATGTCCAATCAGGCTATGAAAAAATTGCCTGCGTCCAAGCAGCTGCATCCATTTATTTCAATTTGTAAAAGAGCATAAAGGGGACAGAGGGAGGGCCaggatcgtcatcatcatcatcatcatttaacatctgctttccatgctgtcatgggttggacggtttgactgaggactgaccagccagaaggctgcaccaggctacaatctgatctggcaaagtttctgcagctggatgcccttcctatcgccgaccactccgagagtgtagtgggtgctttttacatgtaaacaaggagacaaaacctacacacacacacacatgcttttgtttgtgtgtgtgtgtagatttgtctTAGATGGTTAACTGGAAACTACAACTGTAAACACTTGCACAATCTGCctcacagtggaattgaaccgaGAACTATGTTGTTGCAAaacaaccttcttaaccacataaagATTTGGATaaagtttaaaacaaattttcttctACCATCATATATTGCAGTTCAAACCTTCCTGTTtcaatgtttttctctctcttttgctttaATTCACATCACTGACATTTAGTGAATAATTTCACTGATTTATCAAAAAAGAtgtaaattgtttgtttttgtttcttatcTAGGCTTACGTGCACAAGTCAGTGATGGAAGAACTGAAGAGGATTATTGAAGATTCTGAAGTAATGCGAGAAGATGATGAGTTGTGGCCCTCACCAGACAGGGTTGGCCGACAGGTGTGTCCCCTTAAGAAATCAGCCCCCCCCCCTTCTTGACTCCATTTCACATTGTGTGGGACTTCATCTAAGTACATCGGCTGAATCAGCCCTTCCTCTTTTCTACTGCATTCGGCATTGTCTCATTGTCAAGGACTTTAAAATGGAAGTCTTTCACCTCAGACTATGTCAAAGATGTTTAaaacttttgtgtttgtttattttaagtccatttttctatgccagcatggatccAGTGAATACATACTGAGGtgttgttttacagctggatgctcttgctGTCACTAACCTCTATCTATTTTTCAAGTAAGGATTTGTTTGCAGCTAACATCAACAAGCATTACTGTGCTTAACTCTGCACCCTTCATGTTATGAAGCAGAATGTAAGCACACAACAATACCCATGTccatggacgtgtgtgtgtgtgtaagggtcttattttctgtttaccaaattcactcacaaagcatagATGACCCAGTGTGCTGCACAGTGGGGCTGATGCTAAAACCATTTTTTATAACCCTTCTTATTACATATGAAACAATATCCTGATGCGCAAAAGGTCaagactaagaaacaaaacatctaagctgacatcaaaacatgaattacagaaagtccttgaccaaatatacagattagaagacaatctaaaacaacactatgatgaagaacgtaacaatgcagaaaagagagccatagaaaacatcaagaaaaatccaagatgtttctacagttttgtaaagaaatactcgaacaccaagtcaacaataggacctctccagagacaaaatggggatgtagtgaataaccctattgaaatggcagaaatgttgggtcaacagtatgaaagtgtcttcagtgagccatctaaaaccatgaagatccatgacccaggaaaattcttcaaggatatcgaccatactaaacctaccctatccgacattgatttcaacccagaagacatagcaagagccatagacaagctctccatgcactcggctgcggggcctgacggtttcaatgccatgatacttaaaaactgcaaggcacaattgtcgaaacccctttacatgatatggagggaatctatggagaatggcaaaataccaaatacatataaagaagcacatataactccaatacataaaggggatagcaaatcaaaaccaaagaactaccgaccaatctcactgacatcacacattatcaaggtcttcgaaagaatagttcgtggaaaactggttgagttcctggaatccaacaatctgatgaattgcaaccagcatggattcaggttaggtagatcatgcctttcccaactactggcacaccatgaccaaatcctagaaaatctagagaatggatacaacacagatgttatctacctcgactttgccaaggcatttgacaaggta encodes the following:
- the LOC115215697 gene encoding protein mago nashi homolog is translated as MGSSSDFYLRYYVGHKGKFGHEFLEFEFRPDGKLRYANNSNYKNDTMIRKEAYVHKSVMEELKRIIEDSEVMREDDELWPSPDRVGRQELEIVIGDEHISFTTSKIGSLVDVNQSKDPEGLRIFYYLVQDLKCLVFSLIGLHFKIKPI